One Microplitis demolitor isolate Queensland-Clemson2020A chromosome 2, iyMicDemo2.1a, whole genome shotgun sequence DNA segment encodes these proteins:
- the LOC103573470 gene encoding zinc finger CCHC domain-containing protein 24 isoform X1: MAACHPRPLQHLQIHDGTISNVQTVGNISHHQTHNQNHQNIPAHYSPHLLNWVYLAIADQNHHSDQSKILPTIWGNFPTASQHHSYMQKSSLSPGSIPLGSSIVDSIGDLAEHFNELGLLDKKPTKRPPSTYLCHLCFRKGHYIKDCPQARPKGEGLTPYQGKKRCFGEYKCSKCKRKWMSGNSWANMGQECIKCHINVYPHKQVSLGSTSMLLSTTSPSHAFNSLLRYRPLEKPDGLDVSDQSKVHPQHLCEKCKTLGYYCRRDQ, from the exons ATGGCAGCCTGTCATCCGCGTCCACTTCAACATCTTCAAATACACGACGGAACTATTAGTAATGTCCAAACAGTTGGAAATATCAGTCATCATCAAACCCATAAtcaaaatcatcaaaataTACCGGCACATTATTCTCCACATCTTTTAAATTGGGTTTATCTTGCTATCGCCGATCAAAATCATCATTCTGATCAG AGCAAAATACTGCCTACGATATGGGGAAATTTTCCGACAGCATCTCAGCATCACAGTTACATGCAAAAAAGTTCATTAAGCCCCGGATCAATTCCTCTTGGAAGCAGCATAGTCGACAGTATCGGAGATCTCGCTGAACATTTTAACGAATTAGGATTACTAGATAAAAAACCAACAAAAAGGCCTCCCTCGACTTATTTATGTCACTTGTGCTTCAGAAAAGGGCATTACATCAAAGATTGTCCTCAA gcAAGACCAAAAGGTGAAGGGCTAACGCCATATCAAGGAAAGAAACGTTGCTTCGGTGAATACAAATGTTCAAAATGTAAACGTAAATGGATGTCGGGGAATAGTTGGGCTAACATGGGCCAAGAGTGTATCAAGTGTCACATTAACGTCTACCCCCATAAGCAGGTGAGTCTGGGGTCAACATCGATGTTGTTATCGACTACATCCCCGTCTCACGCGTTCAACTCCTTACTTCGTTAC AGACCTTTGGAAAAACCCGATGGTTTGGATGTCTCTGACCAATCGAAGGTTCACCCGCAACATCTCTGTGAGAAGTGTAAGACTCTCGGCTATTACTGCCGACGAGatcaataa
- the LOC103573470 gene encoding zinc finger CCHC domain-containing protein 24 isoform X2 yields MAACHPRPLQHLQIHDGTISNVQTVGNISHHQTHNQNHQNIPAHYSPHLLNWVYLAIADQNHHSDQSKILPTIWGNFPTASQHHSYMQKSSLSPGSIPLGSSIVDSIGDLAEHFNELGLLDKKPTKRPPSTYLCHLCFRKGHYIKDCPQARPKGEGLTPYQGKKRCFGEYKCSKCKRKWMSGNSWANMGQECIKCHINVYPHKQRPLEKPDGLDVSDQSKVHPQHLCEKCKTLGYYCRRDQ; encoded by the exons ATGGCAGCCTGTCATCCGCGTCCACTTCAACATCTTCAAATACACGACGGAACTATTAGTAATGTCCAAACAGTTGGAAATATCAGTCATCATCAAACCCATAAtcaaaatcatcaaaataTACCGGCACATTATTCTCCACATCTTTTAAATTGGGTTTATCTTGCTATCGCCGATCAAAATCATCATTCTGATCAG AGCAAAATACTGCCTACGATATGGGGAAATTTTCCGACAGCATCTCAGCATCACAGTTACATGCAAAAAAGTTCATTAAGCCCCGGATCAATTCCTCTTGGAAGCAGCATAGTCGACAGTATCGGAGATCTCGCTGAACATTTTAACGAATTAGGATTACTAGATAAAAAACCAACAAAAAGGCCTCCCTCGACTTATTTATGTCACTTGTGCTTCAGAAAAGGGCATTACATCAAAGATTGTCCTCAA gcAAGACCAAAAGGTGAAGGGCTAACGCCATATCAAGGAAAGAAACGTTGCTTCGGTGAATACAAATGTTCAAAATGTAAACGTAAATGGATGTCGGGGAATAGTTGGGCTAACATGGGCCAAGAGTGTATCAAGTGTCACATTAACGTCTACCCCCATAAGCAG AGACCTTTGGAAAAACCCGATGGTTTGGATGTCTCTGACCAATCGAAGGTTCACCCGCAACATCTCTGTGAGAAGTGTAAGACTCTCGGCTATTACTGCCGACGAGatcaataa